GGCCTCAATTTTTGAAATATCCAGCACATCGTTAATCAGAGCCAGAAGATGACGGGAACTGTTTTGAACCATTCGTAGCTGCTTTTGCTGTTCCTCATTAAGCGGGCCTGCGAGCTTTTGAAGTAAGATTCCGGTGAATCCAATAATTGAGTTAAGCGGTGTACGTAATTCATGAGACATGGCTGCCAAAAACGAGGATTTAAGTCTATCAGCAGATTCGGCCTGCTCTTTGGCCACTACCAGTTCTGCGGTTCGCTCATCCACGCGTTTCTCCAGAGTTTTCGCGTGAAAATGCAACTCATCATTAAGACGCCGAATGCTCTCTTCAGCCTTTTTGAGATGGGTTATATCAGCACCGATGCTCAAAATCTCAATTGCCAGTCCCTGCTCATCGAACAAGACCCTGTTTCTCCAGTCAATCCATACACGATCACCGTTGCTGAGCTTATTCTCGTTGATATTTTGCTCAAACTTTTGCGGATTTTTTGGGATTTCTTTCAGCATCTCGCCCAAACTTCTGCGCGAGCTATCAATATCTGGAACTATTGTCCCAAGCAAATGTTGACCGACAATCTCTTCTTCAGTATAGTCGAAAAACTTCTGGCCAAATTCGTTCAGGAAGGTGATTCGCCCATCAGGCGTCCAACGTAAAATGATGCTGTTAGCCAGCGTCACTACCTCTCGGTATTTCCTTTCACTTTCGCTCAGTGTCTCTTCCAAACGCTTTTGGTCACTCACGTCCCGAATGGTTTCGATTGCGCCAGAGCGATTCCCATCCTGATCATATAAAGGTGATGCCACCCCCCACAAATAGGCGCCTTGACCCTTATTAAGTCGCTGGATGAACGATTCCCCATAGAGCTTGTCGTTATGACGCTCGATACTTTTGTATGTGGATTCCAAGTCCGGTGTGGGCATATCTAAAAGATCAATAAGAATTGGGCGTCGTTCGCCAAAAAACGGCTCTGAGTAAGCATAGTCACCTTTACCAAGTAATGTTTTCTTCTCCACTCCGGTCATGGCTTCACATGCCTGGTTCCACGCTAAAACCCTCTTGTCTGCTCCAATAACGAACGTTGCGTCTGGCAAAAATTCAATAATATTCTCGAGCTGTTGCCGTGCCATTTGCAGTTCTTGAGTTCGGGTGTTGACCTGATGCTTCAAAACAAGGCTTCCCACGAAGCTTATAATCAAGGTTATTACTAAAATGATGCCAAGGATTTTAATCCAAACCGGGAATACAAATCCCACATCCTCTGAGATCCAGCGCTTTAATGACAAATAATAAATAGATTCAGGATCTTGTTTCATGATCAAAAGATGTTTGTCGATTGCTGCTAATACGTCTTGTTTTTTACTTTTTGTGGATGCATAAAACAAGTTTGAAGGGCTGAAAATAATCGCGGTATCCTTAAGTCCGAATTTTTCGCTATTCATTAGACCATAGAAACGATTAGTTATGGCTGCATCCGCTTCATTTTTATTAACCATCTCAAAAATGATTTTGTAATCTGGCAAAGTAATGATCGTAGAATTAAATCCGAAGCTCTTTTCAAGTTGAACGAATGCTTCCTGTTGCACAGAACGATCAAGAACGGCAATTCGCTTTCCATTTAAATCTAATATTGATTTAACATCACTCGTTTTCGGAACATAAACCTGAAACCATGAGGATAAAACCGGTATCTTGTGAAAATCGAATATATCCTCTCGATTAGCTGTATAAGCAACGTCCGGCATCAGATCAATCTCTCCGCTTTCCAGACGATCCAACCCTTCTGCCCAAGATCCATGAAAGAACCTTAACTCCCAATTTTCTTTTTCGGAAATCGCTTCGATAATTTCAATAAAGATACCTGCAGGCTTTCCAGATTCCGAAGTAAAAATTTTCGGATTGTTTTCATAGACACCTACTTTGATTACACGAGCTATTGCGAGATTTGGAAAAAAATAAAATGAGATGAAAGCTACAGCTACAATTGATTGTACTATGGAAAGGCGCCTATTTTGTTTTTTTTGATGGTTATCGCGCATTTTATAGCCTTTAGAAAATTTCCCTCTAAAACCTGAGGCTGCCCATACTTGCATTATTCATAAAACATATAAAATTTAACGAGACCGGTGGTATCAGCGAGACCAGATTCTTTCACCGAGACTATATAGTTTAGATACCATCTGAACTCATTCTTCAGTGGATATTTTTACGCTACAGAAAGAAACACAAAAAAGCAATAAATTTACAGCAATGAAGCAGATCAAAACCCCGCAATCATGGTATACATGCTCGCTCAAAACTATCTAAGGGCGGTTTTCAATAACAAAAATAGTCTACGCCTATATTTACAAAGGTTTCAATCCGAACCCATAGATGGCTTGAGATCTAATGGATGATGATGATGCCATATCAAAACGCGGGAGCCTCAAGCGTGGCTTTTTGAATGGCAATTGCTCTGGTGGTTTTTATTTTTGACCTACCATCGATGTTGTTTTATCTCATAACGCCTGGAAAGTGTATCATATTCCTCTCTGAAAACGAATCCGGTACTTTCCGACTCCAGTGCCAGGGAAGTAAACCGAAACTGGATCACTGTCCCCTTTGAGATAACGGCCTTTCGAGCATCAATTTCCGGGCGGTTTTTTTCTTTTTTGTACATATCTATAATTTTTTTCTGAATCAGGGACTTTTCTTGTTCAAGTTTCTCCACCCGTTTTTTTTCGTCTGAAATGCGTTGAGACATATTAAGGAACATATCGCCGCTTTCATTGTATTCTTTTTCCGATTCTTTTTTGAGGGCTCTTATTTTTTTTTTCAACTCTCGGATCCGATCCAGATCAGCCATAGTCTTTTGCCTTCGCACATTCAGCAATGCGACCTCCGCCTCAAAATCCGAGATATCCTTTTTTTCTAAACTTGAGAATAACTCTTTGAGCTGTTGTTCTAAAGATTGAATATTTTCTTTAACCCGTTTCTTCTCTTTTTCAATTCTTTCAAGATCCTTTTTTTGGGCAATTACCGCCAGTGAATCGCCGGCAACCAATTTACAATCATTTTCCACCTTAACTTTTCGAAGAATGATTTTATTTTTTGCCCGAATCATTGAAGATGTAATATCAACATCTGTGAAGATGCAGACATCATCACTGTCAATAACGGAGTGGGAAACGAATAGAGAATGCGAAGGATTTGTTCCGGCCTGTTTCTTTTGTATCAATACAGTTCTCAGACTTGTTACTTCACTATTTCGGATTGATGACAGTTGGACCTCTCCAGAAGCATTGATACGGGCATCCTCGATAAACGCGTTCACCGTTATTTTATCCAACGATAAAATTGCCCCTTTAATTCCTTCGGCTGTCAGTTTTTTACATTTAATTTTTCCAGAAGAAAGAATAAGTCCATGAACACAAACCTCACAGTCATGATTTATGCTTGGACCTGTATCATCCAAATCCCCAGGAATATCTATCACAGGAGAGATGGAAAGCACGCCTTTTTCAGAGAAATCCGGTACGCCGTCACATGCGGCGAAGAACTCATTGTTTTTTCGTATCACGTTGACACCTGTCTGAATTGGACAGGCCTCTGCATGCTTTGCAATAAAGCACTGGTTTACGTTGATTCCCGCCTTCCCCATGGTCCGATGGATGGACGCAAGCCTGTTTTTTTTATGAACGATGACCGGTCTTAAAGCATCGCCCTTTTTAAAATGCAAATTTGGGGTTAATTTGTCATGAACCGGAGCTTCTCCTTTCGCAATCATCACCTTATCTCCCGGCTTTACCTTATTTTCAAGGAGGCTGTAGATGGATGGATTGATAAGTCCTTTAGTGATTTTTTTCTGATAAAGCCACAACATAATATTCATTGAAGTCATTGAACTCGGAATCTCTTTGTTGAGCTTGATAAAAGCCTGGAGTCTATTTTCAGTATAATGGACTTGAAAATAGGAATCCAATTCGCGAATCATTTCTTGGTGGGCACTTTTAATATTTCCGCCCATTTTAATGTTAATAATCTTAATTTTTTGCTGTAACTGCTTGGCAACGATCTTTTCCCGATTTTTTTCTGAAAGCCCATAATCGTCTACAAGAATGTCTCCGATCCACCTGGGTTTCCGGGGAGGGGCTAAATCCTGTTTTTTACTGCCGATATCTTCTTTTTGGTAATCCTCATAGGCTTTTCTCTCCAGCTTCTGAAGCTGTAGGGCCGCCCGAACATCCTGCTCATCCATCAATTTTTCTTTAAGAAGGATTGCGCCAAACATGGCGTTTTTTTCTTGTTCCTGAATAACGCTGGCTGCACTTTCCCGCAAAAGTGACGCCCAATCTTCTTCCAATATCCGATTCTGGATTAACAGGATCTCGTCCCTGATCTCAGGAGTCATCTCTTTCCTGGTTACAAGGATATCCCCGATAATATGATTTTTCTTGGTTTGGAGATATAGCCGGGTCTGTTCAGAAAGGGCATTATCTATGATCTTTTTTGTGGAAAATTGATTTTTGACTGCGATTTCACCAAATTTTTTATCCATGGCTTTAATTTCAAGATGAACTGCATTGTTATGAATAAATTCCAGTTGGGATGAATCCATAAGTTTTCGTTCTAACAAAGCCAGGTCAATATTTTTAAGCCGTTTCTGGAGATAATCCTCAGTGGCCGTTTCCTGAAGTTCCTTGAATATACTATCCAAGTCAAAAAACGGGTCATCTTGTGAATCACCAATATCTTTTGATTTTGGAAACAGGGTATTCGTAATAAATTGACGGGAAAGTTTTAGGAAGATCTGATTATATTTGAAAAATTCCCGCCAAAGCGTTTCATTCTGAATGATATCTTTAAAAGGTTCGACAGCGTTGAGTGAAGGCTGGCGCCCCTGGGTAAGTTCCTTTTCAAGGACTTTTTTGGTGACCTCGTACTTATTTTTCGAAATCAGTTTCTTTACCCGAAGGATATTAAGAAGCCTTAAATTTGATTGATACAATAAATCGTTCATAAATGGTTTAATTTGTATAGTTTCTTCGTAAACGATGGCCGCCGGACCGGGTTATAGCCCTGCGGGTTTCCCCTTCGCATGGAGACCCCACTTCGCTTCAATTGTTTTGTAACTGAAACATAGGTCCGATAATCGTCTGATGATAGGTTATTTGAGGATCTAATTCAATCACATATTAGCGCCCCAACCAACAACGCTAACACATAGATTTTATAAATAGATTTGGGCGTACGGGATATTTTTTACATGAAGATGAGTTTAACCGATACGGATCTTTTTGCAATCGTTATGGACTGAACCTGGATGCCGGAAGCCCAGGTCAGCCCATATCTGATATAAAAATTTTTGATTGGGCAATTAACGAATTTACCAAACCGCGGCGGCATGTCTGCGGCATTTCGATGATTAAAAATTTATATGCCGTTAATAATGTCCATGGCTTGTTTCAGGTTCTTTTTTATTTCATCCATATCACCCTCATTCAAAGAGAGGCTGTTATTGATGGCATTCATCAACGCCTCAACCCGTTCCAGGGCGATAATGAAAAAGCAGCCTTGGGATTGAAAAAGAGCAGTTGCCTCGCCATCACTTTTGCGTTGGATGTTGCGCTCCTTAGCCAATTGATTAACATAGGCATTCACCTCTTTTTCCAACTCTGCCGGAATCTGTAAAAAGGCTGAATCATTTTTCAGTTTTGGAGGCTCACCTGCACCACTCATGTTATTGTCGGCATCTATATACAGTTTATTCGAATCGCCTTGCGTCATCTTCCCTCCTGAATTTTCTTTAACGCCCACATAAAGCACTGATCTGTGGTGTTTGGGTTTATTTTTCTTATTTGCCTATCCAAAGGGATACTATCCAAAAAGTTAAAAATAACCGGATCTGCTTAATCGTAAAAAAGAATCAGTAAGGAATGACTTAGCATTATCTAAAAAGGCTTGCAATTTTTTTCATTAAAAAAATTAAATAGTTGTCATAGCACGAATTTAATTCATTGAGTAAAAAAGTCACAATGTGTTAGTAATCTTACCGGTCATCAGAATTAAAAATACAGGTTGGCATCTATTCATGCATGAAATAGAATGCCCTATTTGAAATTCTCCCCAATAACGGTCCTGGGCCGGCCTGACATATGAACTGCCAGGCATAGCCCACAACAGAGTTTGAAGGAGGTCGATCACTATGAGTCAGAATGAACGTATCTGTCATGAAAAAACGCCCAAAGGCATTCAAACCGCCCTTGACACCCTGGCCGCACGAAACCCGGCATTATCGTCACTGATCTCAGCATTTGGTCCGGTGATGGTGGCAAAAGCCGAAGTGAGGGCCCGGCTGTCTGAAAACGATGTAAGCAAGCCTGACCTGCCGGAATCTGAATGGGCCCGATTTTCCAGAGGGGTGCATTTGTTCGCCATCACAGGGCTTATGGACTTCCACCGAGAGTTTAAACAAGCAGCCCATACGATTCTATCGCCCATGGCAGAGGCGTTTCCAGCCATCCAGCCGGACATTGAAGCAATTAAACGCAACATTGAGGACGACACCCTTGATGCCGACGACTGTGTCCGGGCGTTTGTGAATAACTACACCCGAAACATAAACGCATTTGCCGGCCTGTCAGGCACCAGTCCTGACATCTTCAGATTTGCCCTGGCCCAGATTGCCGAACCCTTCAAACAAATTCAGGCCCGGGCCTTCTCTGCCTTCATGGATGACCATCCGTGGCCTCACGGGCACTGTCCCATGTGCGGATCATTCCCGACGGTTGCAGGGCTCATTGGAAAACAAGGCGATTGCTGGCTGCAGTGTGCCGTGTGCGCCCATGAATGGCGTTTCAGAAGCCGCACTTGCCCACGATGCGAGAATAATAACCAGAGCCTTTTTGAAGATGTTTTCGACCCGGACAGCCCTGCCAAGGATGCAGAACGCGTAACGATCTGCAAGCTGTGCAACACCTATATTTTAACCATAGACCTGCGTGAGCAAAGTGATCCGGTGAACATGGACGTTGCGGCCCTGGGCATGACCGAACTGGATATCCAGGCCCGGGAAAAGGGGTATTCACCGCAATCTGAATTGATCTGGAATTTACTGGATTACAGGTTTTAAATTTTTTTACAGGCTATGTTAGGGGCTGTCCGGGATGATCCACAAGAAACGGATCAAAATGGTACCATTCATAGGGATGGTCACGCAGGGTCTGTTCGAGCATTTCCCCATAGCCCCGGGCCGATTCAGCAACGGCCCGGGTGCGGTCCTCCCGGGATGCACATGAAATATACATGGGCTCGGACAACATAAACCGATAACTGCCGGGACCCGTGCGAAAGGTAAAAAAGACAAACAAAGGGGCTTTGGACACCAGGGCAAAGACATGGGGGAACTCCGGGATTCGAGCAGTTTGGCCTAAAAACGGCACGCTGACCGCTCTTTGATCCGGGTGCCACAATTTATCCCCGGTCAAAGAGACCACTCCGCCGGATTTTAAAAAACGTATACCGTCCACAACGTCAAGAGGCGAGCCGGCTGACGGTTCGACGGCAACAATGCGGATGCCTTTGTCACTGAGTTCCTGTTTCTGGACGGATTCGATCTGTTCTTTAGCCTTTGCCCCCATGTAAAGGAGCAGTTTAATATCCTTTCGCTGCTTTGCCATCAGGTTTGCGGCCACATCCCAATTGCCCATGTGGGACATGAGGACGATGGCGCCGTGACCTTTGCCCAGTTCGTCTTCAAACCGTTGCCAACCCGTTGAGGTAAATTGAATATTCTCCTGCCCGGACGTCCTGATACGGTCCATGAAGACGGTGGTAAAATTCTGGTATTGACGCCAAGCACAATACCAGTGAAACAGGCGACCTTTGCCGGGAAAAAGTGCCGCATAAAATTTTGCGCTGACTGCCGCCCGGCGGGGAAACAAGAAAAAATAGCCCACTGCAATGAACCGGGAGACCAGGGTAAAAACCCAGGGGCCAAACCACCGGGACAAAACAATAAGCACTTGGTAGGTAAAGACCTTCACAAAAATTCCTCTAAACCAAACCCACTATACGCCTGAATATCAGCCTGCTGAACGTGGCGCTGTTGCGTAAAAAATCAATAAACGGCCGAAAATGGGAAACTCTGTCGAAGGGATATTCCACACGAATGGGGACCTCAATGACCTCAATTTTATTTCTGTGGGCTTTGACCAGCACCTCCACCTCAAATTGATACCGCCTGGCCCGGGTTTTCAGGTTCAAGGTTTCAGGAAGCGGGTAGATGCGGAAGCCGCTTTGGGAATCGCGGATGCCGGGACCGCCGGATGCCAAGATCCACATGTTTGAAAACCGCCTGCCCATGCGGCTGGTCCAGGGTACCCGCTCATTTTCCATCTGCTTTCGATACCCGGTCACCAACGGTTTTTTCCCTATTGGGACAGCAGCAATCATGGCAAGGGCATCATTGGGAAAATGCTGCCCGTCAGCATCCATGGTAACGGCAAAATCAGCCATCTCAGTTGCGATCTTAAATCCGGTCATCAGGGCCGCACCTTTGCCAAGGTTCTGTTCATGGGTAATCACCCGGATACCCGGGAGTCCTTTAAGCTGATAGGGGGTGATGTCCGTTGAGCCGTCATCCACAATGATCACCGGGAATCCGAGCTTCACCGCTTCAACGACCACAGCTTTGACCGTTATACCGTGGTTATACACAGGGATCACAACCGCAAATCGGTGTCCTGAATTTTTTTTGCACTCATTCGGCCCGCCTTCTGACCCCACTGAATCTCCTCCCTGGTGTCGGATAATTGAATCAAAATAAAAATTGATTTTACCGATTCCCCTATTATCCGGTATAAAACGGTTATGATACCCCTGCTCAATAAAATTTACCAGGCCCCTTTTGTCCGCAAGGCCATTGAAGACAAAGCCGATTTAAGTGCGTTTCGTGAAAAGCCCTCCTTTAGAGTACTGGCCGGTGTGTTTGCCATTGCCTTCAGTTATGTTTTAGGATGGCCCATGGTGGGTCTGATGGGTATAGTTTCCCTTAAAACCGGCAATCCCTGGTTCACTGTCATTGGCGGCCCTGCATTTTATGGCCTGTCCCATCTGGTGTTCATGGCCGGCATGGTCCTGTCCGGGGCCGAATATTCCCTGATTTTCCTTCGCTGGCTGACAAGGGTCACCATGGAATCGCTCTTCCAGCGCTTTGGTACTTAGAAGAACAGGGTCGAAAGAGGCTGCCCCAGACAGCCTTTGACGTGTGCGAAACTACATATTTATGTCTAATAGTCAGGAGTGTGATTTCATAATCAAAATCAATAAATCCTTCAACAATAACTCTTCCGTCTCCACTTCTTCCGCCACTTTGAGAATAATCCCAAGCGTGGTTAATATCAGACTTTTTCGAGTTCCACCAAGGTATCTGTAGCAATTGCCTCAACTTCCGGCACAACCATTGTTGGTTTTTCATCTTCAATAATTTTTCTTAATGCATCACCATCAAGCATAGAGACAACATAGCACCTATCTGCAACCTGCATAGCCGGGGCATTTTCATAACTATCTACGGCAATCACTTCGACGCCGAATCTCTGTAGTTCAATGACTACCTCTTTCCCCAATTCTCCAGATCCAAGCATCATAACTTTTGTTGCAGTACTGGTAAATGGTGTTCCAATCATAATATCTCCCTAATGTTAATCTCTTTCAAAAATCAGCAGTGTCTAAGCATGAAATGTTCTTGGAAACATATCATGAACGCTGCTGAAAAATAGCGTGTACTCTTTATATTCTGTTATATTATTGCTTCCTCATTCAACATGCCATTCAATTTCGGATAATAGTGGACATGGCGATCAAGGAGTATCCTAATATTTTTCCTCCTCACTTTCTGAATGGTGTCAAAATATGGACAATGAAGTACCGGACGTCATTTCAGCCAAGATCAAGAAGCTCAGGGAGAATCTTCCACAGTTTTCTCAAACCTATGATTTTCCTGGCGCACATAGAACGAGCAACATGGTTGATCGGCTGATGCAGCGGATGGCCCTTCATTTATTCAGTACCAAGTATTTTCACGGCACTATAAAATCTGCAAGTCTCAGCATACGTGCTTGGGCTCTTATCCAAAATTTTGCTCCACTCAATCCATGGACGGTAAGGGGCAAGAAAATAATTAATTCCACCGATCAGACCGTTAATTGACTACGGTAGGAAATACTATGCATTGAATAGAAAGAGCTTCCCCGGCCTACCCCCAAAAAAAACGGGACAAATGATCATACATCTGTTATGAAAAAATAGAAAAGGAGTATGATCATGCCGGCATTGATACAGCCTATAAAATTTTGTGGCCGGGATTTTTCGACATACGATTTGTTGGTGATTACGGAAGTTGTGGCTACATGCGATGGTATCAGCCGCACTGAGATGGCCTACACGGTATGCGAGATTCTTGATTGGAAGCGGCCCAGCGGGAAGCTCAAAGCCCGTGAGTGCAAGGACCTCCTTGAACTTCTGGATGACAGAGGTATCCTTAATCTACCGGAGAAAAAGCAACCAGGTAACCACACTCCCCAGAAATTCAAAAAACAAGTCACGGACAATGAGCCCTACTGCACACTTTCCGGCAGTGTTGAGGAATTTACGCCTCTGAATATCCA
Above is a window of uncultured Desulfobacter sp. DNA encoding:
- a CDS encoding ATP-binding protein, encoding MRDNHQKKQNRRLSIVQSIVAVAFISFYFFPNLAIARVIKVGVYENNPKIFTSESGKPAGIFIEIIEAISEKENWELRFFHGSWAEGLDRLESGEIDLMPDVAYTANREDIFDFHKIPVLSSWFQVYVPKTSDVKSILDLNGKRIAVLDRSVQQEAFVQLEKSFGFNSTIITLPDYKIIFEMVNKNEADAAITNRFYGLMNSEKFGLKDTAIIFSPSNLFYASTKSKKQDVLAAIDKHLLIMKQDPESIYYLSLKRWISEDVGFVFPVWIKILGIILVITLIISFVGSLVLKHQVNTRTQELQMARQQLENIIEFLPDATFVIGADKRVLAWNQACEAMTGVEKKTLLGKGDYAYSEPFFGERRPILIDLLDMPTPDLESTYKSIERHNDKLYGESFIQRLNKGQGAYLWGVASPLYDQDGNRSGAIETIRDVSDQKRLEETLSESERKYREVVTLANSIILRWTPDGRITFLNEFGQKFFDYTEEEIVGQHLLGTIVPDIDSSRRSLGEMLKEIPKNPQKFEQNINENKLSNGDRVWIDWRNRVLFDEQGLAIEILSIGADITHLKKAEESIRRLNDELHFHAKTLEKRVDERTAELVVAKEQAESADRLKSSFLAAMSHELRTPLNSIIGFTGILLQKLAGPLNEEQQKQLRMVQNSSRHLLALINDVLDISKIEADQLKLSFSTFALAQSIEGMMKLVTPLAEKKGLDLRLDIADDVETVTTDQRRLEQVILNLLNNGVKFTEKGYVRISCRIKNNYYLISVSDTGTGIKSEELSGLFQPFHQIDTGLTRKHEGTGLGLFISKKLLELMGGTIDVESEWGKGSTFTICLPQTLHEGYTS
- a CDS encoding formate dehydrogenase accessory protein FdhE, whose product is MSQNERICHEKTPKGIQTALDTLAARNPALSSLISAFGPVMVAKAEVRARLSENDVSKPDLPESEWARFSRGVHLFAITGLMDFHREFKQAAHTILSPMAEAFPAIQPDIEAIKRNIEDDTLDADDCVRAFVNNYTRNINAFAGLSGTSPDIFRFALAQIAEPFKQIQARAFSAFMDDHPWPHGHCPMCGSFPTVAGLIGKQGDCWLQCAVCAHEWRFRSRTCPRCENNNQSLFEDVFDPDSPAKDAERVTICKLCNTYILTIDLREQSDPVNMDVAALGMTELDIQAREKGYSPQSELIWNLLDYRF
- a CDS encoding lysophospholipid acyltransferase family protein — its product is MKVFTYQVLIVLSRWFGPWVFTLVSRFIAVGYFFLFPRRAAVSAKFYAALFPGKGRLFHWYCAWRQYQNFTTVFMDRIRTSGQENIQFTSTGWQRFEDELGKGHGAIVLMSHMGNWDVAANLMAKQRKDIKLLLYMGAKAKEQIESVQKQELSDKGIRIVAVEPSAGSPLDVVDGIRFLKSGGVVSLTGDKLWHPDQRAVSVPFLGQTARIPEFPHVFALVSKAPLFVFFTFRTGPGSYRFMLSEPMYISCASREDRTRAVAESARGYGEMLEQTLRDHPYEWYHFDPFLVDHPGQPLT
- a CDS encoding glycosyltransferase family 2 protein, which codes for MGSEGGPNECKKNSGHRFAVVIPVYNHGITVKAVVVEAVKLGFPVIIVDDGSTDITPYQLKGLPGIRVITHEQNLGKGAALMTGFKIATEMADFAVTMDADGQHFPNDALAMIAAVPIGKKPLVTGYRKQMENERVPWTSRMGRRFSNMWILASGGPGIRDSQSGFRIYPLPETLNLKTRARRYQFEVEVLVKAHRNKIEVIEVPIRVEYPFDRVSHFRPFIDFLRNSATFSRLIFRRIVGLV
- a CDS encoding NAD-dependent epimerase/dehydratase family protein: MIGTPFTSTATKVMMLGSGELGKEVVIELQRFGVEVIAVDSYENAPAMQVADRCYVVSMLDGDALRKIIEDEKPTMVVPEVEAIATDTLVELEKV